A single Arcobacter sp. FWKO B DNA region contains:
- a CDS encoding peptidoglycan DD-metalloendopeptidase family protein, translating into MKILLFIILITYNLYALTSLQSTKLEETSWPKGETLLTFLDKYNISQQIYFELSYTDKELCAEITADTTFQKLFDSQGLIQHVLIPISEEMQIHIHKVDGANYKLDIVPIEFQEIEQTLVLSIESSPYQDIVNQTGNKLLANELVRAFNKSLDFRRLRAGDLIAIKYKHKIRMGKYFGTPHIDVAMVEVRKTPNYIFKNDADGRYYDDKGRSLNSFFLQTPLQYNRISSPFDLKRFHPVLKIYRPHFGVDYAAPTGRRINSAADGRVIFVGNKGGYGKTIEIQHANGYKTLYAHLNGYAKGIRAGKNVKQGDLIGYVGTTGVSTGPHLHFGVYHHGRAVDPIKVINSSRKELPQKDKNIFLSKANTLKKEVELAIKSQPKPYKIESFELLTMLEQSAS; encoded by the coding sequence ATGAAAATATTATTATTTATTATTTTGATAACATACAATTTATACGCACTCACTTCACTTCAGTCCACAAAGCTTGAAGAAACATCGTGGCCAAAGGGTGAAACTCTTCTTACATTCTTAGACAAGTATAATATATCCCAACAGATATATTTTGAGCTTTCTTATACAGACAAAGAACTTTGTGCTGAAATCACAGCTGATACAACTTTTCAAAAACTTTTTGACTCACAAGGATTAATACAACATGTCTTAATACCAATTAGTGAAGAAATGCAAATTCATATACATAAAGTTGATGGTGCAAACTATAAGCTTGATATAGTTCCTATTGAATTTCAAGAAATAGAACAGACACTTGTATTATCTATTGAATCTTCACCATATCAAGATATAGTAAATCAAACTGGTAACAAATTATTGGCAAATGAGCTTGTGAGAGCTTTTAATAAAAGTCTTGATTTTAGAAGACTTAGAGCTGGTGATTTAATAGCTATTAAATACAAGCACAAAATCAGAATGGGTAAATATTTTGGGACACCGCATATAGATGTGGCAATGGTTGAAGTAAGAAAAACTCCAAATTATATCTTTAAAAATGATGCTGATGGTAGATATTATGATGACAAAGGTAGAAGTCTTAACAGCTTTTTTCTACAAACACCACTTCAATATAATAGAATTTCAAGCCCTTTTGATTTAAAAAGATTTCATCCTGTTCTAAAAATATACAGACCACATTTTGGAGTAGATTATGCTGCACCAACAGGAAGAAGGATAAATTCTGCGGCTGATGGTAGAGTTATATTTGTTGGAAACAAAGGTGGATATGGTAAAACAATAGAAATACAACATGCAAATGGCTATAAAACACTATATGCTCATCTTAACGGTTATGCAAAAGGAATTCGTGCTGGCAAAAATGTAAAACAAGGTGATTTAATAGGATATGTTGGAACTACTGGAGTAAGTACTGGTCCACATCTTCACTTTGGTGTATATCATCATGGGCGTGCTGTAGACCCAATTAAAGTGATCAACTCATCTCGTAAAGAATTACCGCAAAAAGATAAAAATATATTTTTATCAAAAGCCAATACTCTCAAAAAAGAGGTAGAACTTGCAATCAAATCGCAACCAAAACCATATAAAATTGAATCTTTTGAATTATTAACAATGTTGGAACAATCTGCATCTTAA
- the mgtE gene encoding magnesium transporter — MIQENSILTKESLELLEKIDTLHPTDIAKYLKKVKKESVEEFQELLSKIPEDYLGEVLLELPENTKELAYESLSIEQLTDAIEELETDDATDIIQEIAEYDQEKADEILNSLEEEDQQDIKWLQRYEDDVAGAFMQTELFSAKLNETLKDSIKRLRKAKENDELENIHQVYIVDDNENLINAIYLEDLIIHDFSKTYKEILKTIEVSNKPISVSVNEDIDEVVKIFEQYDLSVIAVVGYKGRLLGRITSDDIIDIIEQNATDQMYQLAGVGEDYDFDDNVITTTKKRGVWLFVNLFTAMLAASVVGLFEATIESLVALAILMPVVASMGGNAGTQALATMIRQLALGKVDDENSKEIVKKEVFVAISNGLIFGVLAGIIASLWFGNFMLGVVILLAMIANLLVAGFFGSVIPIVLKKLDIDPAVGSSVVLTTLTDVVGFFAFLGIATILLIN; from the coding sequence TTGATACAAGAAAATAGTATCCTAACTAAAGAGTCTTTGGAACTTCTTGAAAAAATAGATACACTACATCCTACTGATATAGCTAAGTACTTAAAAAAAGTCAAAAAAGAGAGTGTAGAAGAGTTTCAAGAACTTTTATCAAAAATTCCTGAAGATTATCTAGGAGAGGTTTTACTAGAGCTTCCTGAAAATACTAAAGAACTAGCATATGAATCACTCAGTATTGAACAGCTTACTGATGCTATTGAAGAACTAGAAACTGATGATGCTACTGATATTATTCAAGAAATAGCTGAATATGACCAAGAAAAAGCTGATGAAATATTAAACTCTCTTGAAGAAGAAGATCAACAAGATATTAAATGGCTTCAAAGATATGAAGATGATGTTGCTGGTGCATTTATGCAAACAGAGCTTTTTAGTGCAAAATTAAATGAAACACTAAAAGACTCTATTAAAAGACTAAGAAAAGCTAAAGAAAATGATGAACTTGAAAACATACATCAAGTGTATATTGTGGATGATAATGAAAATTTGATTAATGCTATATATCTTGAAGATTTAATAATTCATGATTTTTCAAAAACTTATAAAGAAATATTAAAAACTATAGAAGTATCAAATAAACCAATAAGTGTAAGTGTAAATGAAGATATTGATGAAGTTGTAAAAATATTTGAACAATATGACTTATCTGTTATTGCTGTAGTAGGATACAAAGGTAGATTACTAGGAAGAATTACAAGTGATGATATTATCGATATTATAGAACAAAATGCCACTGATCAAATGTATCAATTAGCAGGGGTTGGTGAAGACTATGATTTTGATGATAATGTGATAACAACCACAAAAAAAAGAGGTGTTTGGCTTTTTGTAAACCTTTTTACTGCTATGCTAGCAGCTAGTGTAGTAGGACTTTTTGAAGCAACAATAGAAAGCCTTGTAGCACTTGCAATTTTAATGCCTGTTGTAGCATCAATGGGTGGAAATGCTGGAACTCAAGCACTTGCAACTATGATAAGACAACTAGCTCTTGGTAAAGTAGATGATGAGAATAGTAAAGAGATTGTTAAAAAAGAAGTATTTGTGGCTATTTCTAACGGACTTATATTTGGTGTATTAGCAGGGATTATTGCATCATTGTGGTTTGGAAATTTTATGCTTGGGGTTGTGATACTCCTTGCTATGATAGCAAACTTACTTGTTGCTGGTTTTTTTGGTTCTGTTATCCCAATAGTACTTAAAAAACTTGATATTGACCCAGCTGTAGGAAGCTCTGTCGTACTAACAACACTTACCGATGTTGTTGGTTTTTTTGCATTTTTAGGTATTGCAACTATACTTTTAATAAATTGA
- a CDS encoding tetratricopeptide repeat protein — translation MDGIFLDYDDPLFGVIVFFIIVFVASFLTYSYNIYKEKVARSEYKELLNRFGIGNLDEADYVHLYKTYNLPFDSILLLATSFVYKGDYNKSISIYLTLLEHVQDKVKKEELLELLGTTYFKGGFLKRSVDIFLKLLEFSPRNQTALKYLLICYEKLKEYDKAFDVLESLKELNIDTKEEKIYILLLKIINDPLLTFEKKTYQVLQIYSSEPKTARVVAQYLLTYNKELFWKNVTTFNLINILDLLWYINFNDIDFDVVKSNEFLEQIYAAKGYLICDKASHIVDLDILALLYTHNKELRQKVDLGFEFVCNNCKKIHPMYESRCPHCHTILSLGTKAKLIKRIKIEENISLQ, via the coding sequence TTGGATGGAATATTCTTAGATTATGATGATCCTCTTTTTGGTGTCATAGTTTTTTTTATTATTGTATTTGTGGCATCATTTTTGACATATTCGTATAATATATACAAAGAAAAAGTTGCTAGAAGTGAATATAAAGAGCTACTTAATAGATTTGGAATTGGAAATCTTGATGAAGCTGATTATGTTCATTTGTATAAAACATATAATTTACCTTTTGATTCTATATTGCTTCTTGCAACATCTTTTGTTTACAAGGGTGATTATAATAAATCTATTTCTATTTATCTCACCTTACTTGAACATGTACAAGATAAAGTAAAAAAAGAAGAACTTCTTGAATTACTTGGAACAACTTATTTTAAAGGTGGCTTTTTAAAAAGATCTGTTGATATATTTTTAAAACTTTTAGAATTTTCACCAAGAAATCAAACTGCACTTAAATATTTGCTTATTTGTTATGAAAAGTTAAAAGAGTATGATAAAGCTTTTGATGTTTTAGAATCATTAAAAGAGTTAAACATAGATACAAAAGAAGAAAAAATATATATATTGTTACTAAAAATCATAAATGATCCTCTCTTAACTTTTGAAAAGAAAACTTATCAAGTACTTCAAATTTATTCATCAGAGCCAAAAACAGCAAGAGTTGTTGCTCAATATTTACTCACATACAATAAGGAACTTTTTTGGAAAAATGTTACAACATTTAACTTAATAAATATCCTCGATTTATTGTGGTATATTAATTTCAATGATATAGATTTTGATGTTGTAAAATCAAATGAATTTTTGGAGCAAATTTATGCTGCAAAAGGGTATCTTATTTGCGATAAAGCTAGTCATATAGTAGATTTGGATATACTTGCGTTACTTTATACCCACAATAAAGAGTTAAGACAAAAAGTTGACTTAGGATTTGAATTTGTATGTAACAACTGTAAAAAGATTCATCCTATGTATGAATCAAGATGCCCACATTGTCACACAATTTTATCTTTGGGGACAAAAGCCAAACTAATAAAGAGGATAAAAATTGAAGAAAATATTTCTTTACAGTGA
- the aroC gene encoding chorismate synthase, with protein MNSFGLRFRFTTFGESHGEAIGCIVDGVPAGLKIDMDYIQAQMDRRKPGKSKLETQRKEDDIVEILSGVFEGVTTGTSIAMVIKNTNQKSGDYSNVKDLFRPGHADFTYFHKYGIRDYRGGGRSSARETAARVAAGAIAKLLLKEVGIEIKSGIYAIDGIEAGQIDFDYANSSSIFALDKDMEEKQKNAVTDALNTHDSVGGVVLVRAFGVPKGLGEPMYHKLDSQIANAMMNINAVKGVEIGDGCESSKLKGSQNNDQITSSGFCSNHSGGILGGISNGDTIETKVYFKPTPSIFIEQKTVDIHNNDTTYFLKGRHDPCVAIRGSVVCESMMALVLADMLLLNMSSKMENIKKIYQ; from the coding sequence ATGAATAGTTTTGGACTAAGATTTAGATTCACAACTTTTGGAGAATCACACGGTGAAGCTATAGGGTGTATTGTTGATGGTGTCCCAGCTGGCTTAAAAATAGATATGGATTATATACAAGCTCAAATGGATAGACGAAAACCAGGGAAAAGTAAACTTGAAACACAAAGAAAAGAAGATGATATTGTAGAGATTTTAAGTGGAGTTTTTGAAGGAGTTACTACTGGTACATCAATAGCTATGGTCATAAAAAATACAAATCAAAAAAGTGGTGATTATAGTAATGTAAAAGATTTATTTCGTCCAGGGCATGCTGATTTTACATATTTTCACAAATATGGAATTAGAGATTATAGAGGCGGAGGACGAAGTAGTGCAAGAGAAACGGCTGCTAGAGTTGCTGCTGGGGCTATTGCAAAACTTCTTCTTAAAGAAGTGGGTATTGAAATAAAAAGTGGGATTTATGCTATTGATGGTATCGAAGCAGGTCAAATTGACTTTGATTATGCAAATAGTAGTTCTATTTTTGCACTCGATAAAGATATGGAAGAAAAACAAAAAAATGCTGTTACTGATGCATTAAATACCCATGACTCTGTAGGTGGAGTAGTGTTAGTAAGAGCTTTTGGCGTGCCAAAAGGTTTGGGTGAACCAATGTATCATAAACTTGATAGTCAAATAGCAAATGCAATGATGAATATCAATGCTGTAAAAGGGGTAGAAATAGGAGATGGCTGTGAGTCATCTAAACTAAAAGGTTCACAAAATAATGATCAAATCACAAGTAGTGGTTTTTGTTCAAACCATAGTGGTGGGATATTAGGTGGAATAAGCAATGGTGATACAATAGAAACGAAAGTATATTTTAAACCAACCCCATCTATTTTTATAGAACAAAAAACTGTTGATATACATAACAATGATACAACTTATTTTTTAAAAGGTAGACACGATCCTTGCGTGGCTATAAGAGGGAGTGTTGTGTGTGAGAGTATGATGGCTTTAGTATTGGCTGATATGTTGCTACTTAATATGAGCTCAAAAATGGAAAATATTAAAAAGATTTATCAATAA
- the dnaG gene encoding DNA primase: MIAKESIENLKNNLDIVDILSQFVQLKKSGANFKACCPFHGENTPSFVVSPAKQIYHCFGCGVGGDAIKFVMDYEKLSYPEAIEKIASMTNFSLHYTADTNQKPSIDTTILESINSYYKKSLIDEQNVKEYLQSRGISEYLIEKFEIGYAPSSKDTINYINQNFLNIADAKELGVLSSGENGLYARFIERITFPIYTHNEKLVGFGGRTITGHGAKYVNSPQTKLFNKSRLLYGYHLAKKSIMQKKEIIVTEGYLDVIMLHSAGFDNAVATLGTALTNEHLPLLKRGEPKVILAYDSDKAGLVAASKAAQMLLINNFEGGVVLFDEGCDPADMVKDSKIPQLNDIFNSPIPFAKFIINFIVREYDLSVPEMKQKALVELNQFLNSINPLLQEEYKSYIASKLNINPSLVKTTLSKQPQRKYNVDLSTCDIAELSVIKAIAEYPEFVTMILDVCDSNMFSTHKQEFEMVLNNQDEPQIRALLLNESIKSYSKEELKQQLQFFLIKFHEKNLTLLMNDSNLDYKEKSTQIRKTRELISSLKSGSFFKR; encoded by the coding sequence ATGATAGCAAAAGAGTCCATAGAAAACCTTAAAAACAATCTTGATATTGTTGATATTTTATCACAATTTGTACAATTAAAAAAATCTGGAGCCAACTTCAAGGCTTGTTGCCCGTTTCATGGAGAAAATACTCCTTCTTTTGTTGTAAGCCCTGCAAAGCAGATATATCACTGTTTTGGCTGTGGTGTTGGTGGTGATGCGATAAAGTTTGTGATGGATTATGAAAAGCTTTCTTATCCAGAGGCTATAGAAAAAATAGCTTCAATGACAAATTTTAGCTTACATTATACTGCTGATACAAATCAAAAGCCATCTATAGATACAACTATATTAGAATCAATCAATAGTTATTATAAAAAATCTCTTATAGATGAGCAAAATGTAAAAGAGTATCTTCAATCAAGGGGAATTTCAGAATATTTAATAGAAAAATTTGAAATTGGATATGCGCCAAGTTCAAAAGATACAATAAATTATATCAATCAAAATTTTTTAAATATTGCTGATGCAAAAGAGCTTGGAGTATTAAGCTCAGGTGAGAATGGTTTATATGCAAGGTTTATAGAAAGAATTACTTTTCCTATTTATACTCATAATGAAAAACTTGTAGGTTTTGGTGGAAGAACAATAACTGGACATGGTGCAAAATATGTAAATTCACCACAAACTAAACTCTTTAATAAGTCTAGACTTTTGTATGGATACCATTTAGCTAAAAAATCTATTATGCAAAAGAAAGAAATTATTGTAACAGAAGGTTATCTTGATGTAATAATGCTTCATAGTGCAGGATTTGATAATGCTGTAGCAACTCTAGGAACAGCACTTACAAATGAACATTTGCCATTATTGAAAAGGGGTGAGCCAAAAGTTATATTAGCCTATGATAGTGATAAAGCTGGATTAGTTGCTGCATCAAAAGCTGCACAAATGTTACTGATAAACAACTTTGAAGGTGGAGTTGTCCTTTTTGATGAAGGTTGTGATCCAGCTGATATGGTAAAAGATTCAAAAATTCCACAATTAAATGATATTTTTAATTCACCTATACCATTTGCAAAATTTATAATAAATTTTATTGTAAGAGAGTATGATCTAAGTGTACCTGAAATGAAACAAAAAGCTCTTGTTGAATTAAATCAGTTTTTAAACTCAATTAATCCACTTCTACAAGAAGAATATAAGTCATATATTGCTTCAAAACTTAATATTAATCCTTCATTGGTTAAAACTACACTTTCTAAACAACCACAAAGAAAATATAATGTTGATTTGTCTACTTGTGATATTGCAGAATTATCAGTAATAAAAGCAATAGCAGAATATCCAGAATTTGTTACAATGATACTTGATGTTTGTGATAGTAATATGTTTAGTACACATAAACAAGAATTTGAGATGGTACTTAATAATCAAGACGAACCGCAAATTAGGGCGTTATTACTTAATGAAAGTATAAAATCATATTCAAAAGAAGAATTAAAGCAACAATTACAGTTTTTTTTGATAAAATTTCACGAAAAAAATTTGACTCTTTTAATGAATGATTCAAATTTAGATTATAAAGAAAAGTCTACACAGATAAGAAAAACTAGAGAGCTTATCTCGAGTTTGAAGTCTGGTAGTTTTTTTAAGAGGTAA
- a CDS encoding L,D-transpeptidase family protein — protein sequence MFKKFALCVVLLSSVLYSNPLVDLYRLHGIAAVEKELNKSLQDVNYWKSSLKGDDLRFGYISDLEYVFLNQKSLNNLQVFKKDGKNYSKIFDEPVMIGQGNGDKQKEGDLKTPVGVYDLLRRNTQVDPFYGPLALITSYPNLYDISLGKNGHGIWIHGVPESENRDEFTQGCIAMENGRLLRLDSLIDHRKSVLLISEDKFVESNIDDISALFASIYGWQHSWKVNDLETYMSFYDKDFIRIKKGGIREDYNFFKRYKKIIFDRNERKQIIFSNINIIPYPNVSNKKLFKIEMYQDYWAPSFQSSGKKILYVELKNGKMSILTES from the coding sequence TTGTTTAAAAAGTTTGCATTATGTGTTGTTTTATTAAGTAGTGTTTTATACTCAAATCCATTAGTTGATTTGTATAGGCTTCATGGTATAGCAGCGGTAGAAAAAGAGTTAAATAAAAGTTTACAGGATGTAAACTATTGGAAAAGCTCATTAAAAGGCGATGATTTAAGATTTGGATATATAAGTGATTTAGAGTATGTTTTTCTTAATCAAAAATCATTAAATAATCTTCAAGTATTTAAAAAAGATGGTAAAAATTATTCAAAAATATTTGATGAACCAGTTATGATAGGGCAGGGCAATGGTGATAAACAAAAAGAAGGAGATCTGAAAACCCCAGTTGGTGTATATGATTTATTAAGAAGAAATACACAAGTAGACCCTTTTTATGGACCACTAGCACTTATTACATCTTATCCTAACTTATATGATATATCATTAGGAAAAAATGGACATGGTATTTGGATACATGGAGTTCCTGAATCTGAAAACAGAGATGAGTTTACTCAAGGGTGTATCGCTATGGAAAATGGTAGACTTCTAAGACTTGATAGCTTGATAGATCATAGAAAATCTGTGTTATTAATTAGTGAAGACAAATTTGTAGAGTCAAATATTGATGATATTTCAGCTTTATTTGCTTCAATATATGGATGGCAACATAGTTGGAAAGTTAATGATTTAGAAACTTATATGAGCTTTTATGACAAAGATTTTATTAGGATAAAAAAAGGTGGAATAAGAGAAGATTACAATTTCTTTAAACGATATAAAAAGATTATCTTTGATAGAAATGAGAGAAAACAAATCATTTTTTCAAATATAAATATCATTCCTTATCCAAATGTTAGTAATAAAAAACTATTTAAAATTGAGATGTACCAAGATTATTGGGCACCAAGTTTTCAATCAAGTGGAAAAAAGATTTTATATGTAGAACTTAAAAATGGAAAAATGTCTATATTAACAGAGAGTTAG
- a CDS encoding RidA family protein, producing MEFLKSHNVPQAIGPYSQAVKVNGMIYTSGQIALTPSGEMTELDIKKQTRQVLTNLRNLLEDSGSSLQNVVKANIYLANMEDFGIVNVIYAEFFGDHKPARSTVAVKTLPKNALVEIDVIATSLATTSW from the coding sequence ATGGAATTTCTAAAATCACACAATGTACCACAAGCAATAGGACCATATTCACAAGCTGTAAAAGTAAATGGAATGATTTATACATCAGGACAAATAGCTCTTACTCCATCAGGTGAAATGACTGAGCTTGATATTAAAAAGCAAACAAGACAGGTTTTGACAAATTTGAGAAATTTGCTAGAAGATAGTGGAAGTAGTTTACAAAATGTTGTAAAAGCAAATATATACCTTGCAAATATGGAAGATTTTGGTATTGTAAATGTTATATATGCAGAATTCTTTGGTGATCACAAACCAGCAAGAAGTACTGTAGCAGTTAAAACTCTACCAAAAAATGCATTAGTAGAGATAGATGTTATAGCAACAAGCCTAGCAACAACCAGTTGGTGA
- a CDS encoding omptin family outer membrane protease: MINRFFYIILVLLSYTSMVADESIKFDLQTSYSNYSSTAKEVVYKSNGSKLSELIWKVNNAKLLGLNAEIDLYEKYFINIGFKKNHETNNNRMDDYDWMYNINDWTHWSGHPNTKVEKIEIFDIKLNKQTYLNENTNFLFGLGFKKEQSRYTAYDGEYVYSTTSSSLFRDKTGTFSGKGITYAHTTQTPYLNFEIHHSINDWDILFMGKYSSKSKTTAIDIHHMRDLEFTDNFKNMQMINYSLGIKYHLNKNFSLLISYEHMQYKLKKGTSVTKDLTNGSVSGTDIVGFGQEYDLSSFAISYRF; this comes from the coding sequence ATGATAAATAGATTTTTTTATATAATTTTAGTTTTACTATCTTATACTAGTATGGTAGCTGATGAAAGTATAAAGTTTGACTTACAAACATCTTATTCTAATTACTCATCTACAGCAAAAGAAGTAGTTTATAAATCAAATGGAAGTAAATTAAGTGAGTTGATTTGGAAAGTCAATAATGCTAAATTATTGGGTTTAAATGCAGAAATTGATTTATATGAAAAATATTTTATCAATATAGGATTTAAAAAAAATCATGAAACAAACAATAATAGGATGGATGATTATGATTGGATGTATAATATAAATGACTGGACACATTGGTCTGGACATCCAAACACTAAAGTAGAAAAAATTGAAATATTTGATATCAAACTAAATAAACAAACTTATCTAAATGAAAATACAAATTTTTTATTTGGATTAGGATTTAAAAAAGAACAGTCAAGATACACAGCATATGATGGAGAATATGTCTATTCCACAACATCATCTTCATTATTTCGGGATAAAACTGGTACTTTTTCAGGCAAAGGGATAACTTACGCTCATACTACTCAAACCCCATATTTAAACTTTGAAATACATCATAGCATTAATGATTGGGATATATTATTTATGGGCAAGTATTCATCAAAATCAAAGACAACTGCTATTGATATCCATCATATGAGAGATTTGGAATTTACAGATAATTTTAAGAATATGCAGATGATTAATTATAGTTTGGGAATTAAATATCACCTGAATAAAAATTTCTCTTTATTGATTTCGTATGAACATATGCAATATAAACTAAAAAAAGGAACAAGTGTAACAAAAGATTTAACAAACGGTTCAGTATCTGGTACTGATATAGTTGGTTTCGGACAAGAATATGATTTGTCTAGTTTTGCTATTAGCTATAGATTTTAA
- the rnhA gene encoding ribonuclease HI yields the protein MKKIFLYSDGSSLGNPGPGGYGTILKYKDSHKILSGGKKETTNNQMELLGVIEGLRALKEPCEVEIISDSKYVTQGINEWLANWQKNGFRTADKKPIKNLELWKEYIDVSKQHKINASWVKGHNGHTENEECDKIARDIALKFQME from the coding sequence TTGAAGAAAATATTTCTTTACAGTGATGGTTCTAGCTTGGGAAATCCAGGTCCAGGAGGATATGGCACAATCTTAAAATATAAAGATAGCCACAAAATATTATCTGGAGGCAAAAAAGAAACTACAAACAATCAAATGGAACTTCTAGGGGTAATAGAAGGATTAAGGGCTTTAAAAGAGCCATGTGAAGTTGAGATTATTAGTGATTCAAAGTATGTAACTCAAGGTATTAATGAATGGCTTGCAAATTGGCAAAAGAATGGATTTAGAACTGCTGATAAAAAACCTATTAAAAATCTTGAATTATGGAAAGAGTATATTGATGTATCAAAACAACACAAAATAAATGCTTCTTGGGTAAAAGGTCATAATGGTCACACTGAAAATGAAGAATGTGATAAAATAGCAAGAGATATTGCACTAAAATTTCAAATGGAGTAA
- a CDS encoding GNAT family N-acetyltransferase, whose translation MYIIRSAKPADAHQVVGMLIEAMGDTAYYLAGTKNDMLMKNIINSYFLSHYSRISYKNCTIVEKNGDICAVMASYEGKFAKEYDEWISEQIFKNSQRRIEIDKECFDDEYYIDCICVSDEYRGKKISSLLFKYAIDKANELKYKKVSLVVDCEKKHTKQYYEKLGFKDNIDLKINNHSYHHMIKVLVTDDK comes from the coding sequence TTGTACATTATAAGAAGTGCAAAACCAGCAGATGCACATCAAGTTGTTGGTATGTTAATAGAAGCAATGGGTGATACGGCTTATTACTTAGCTGGTACAAAAAATGATATGTTGATGAAAAATATCATTAATAGCTATTTTTTAAGTCATTATTCTAGGATTAGTTATAAAAACTGTACAATAGTTGAAAAAAATGGTGATATATGTGCAGTAATGGCATCTTATGAAGGAAAGTTTGCAAAAGAATATGATGAATGGATAAGCGAACAAATCTTTAAAAATTCACAAAGAAGAATAGAAATTGATAAAGAGTGTTTTGACGATGAGTATTATATAGATTGTATTTGTGTATCTGATGAATACAGAGGTAAAAAAATATCATCACTATTATTTAAGTATGCTATAGACAAAGCAAATGAATTAAAGTATAAAAAAGTATCTTTAGTGGTTGATTGTGAGAAAAAACATACTAAGCAATATTATGAAAAACTAGGTTTCAAAGATAATATAGATCTAAAGATAAATAATCACTCATATCACCATATGATAAAAGTATTAGTTACAGATGATAAATAG
- the rnc gene encoding ribonuclease III, translating to MENFSKLQKCLGYEFNNTNLITQALTHKSYKKPYSNERLEFLGDAVLNLIVGEYLYHKFPSSSEGELSKLRATLVNEKAFTKLANKIELGKYIFISAAEERNKGREKPSILSDAFEAIMGAVYLESGILKVKDIMLRLLDECYEEITIDTLFYDYKTALQELTQAVFANTPEYKLEASFGPDHKKEFVVSIWIDNKNLGSGKGKSKKIAQQEAAKIALEKLQKDKGHK from the coding sequence ATGGAAAATTTTTCAAAATTACAAAAGTGTTTGGGTTATGAATTTAATAACACTAATCTTATAACCCAAGCACTCACACACAAAAGTTATAAAAAACCTTACAGTAATGAAAGGTTAGAGTTTTTAGGAGATGCTGTATTAAACCTAATTGTTGGTGAATATTTATATCATAAATTTCCTAGTTCATCGGAGGGTGAGTTATCAAAGCTAAGAGCTACACTAGTAAATGAAAAAGCATTTACTAAACTCGCTAACAAAATAGAACTTGGAAAATATATATTTATATCAGCTGCTGAAGAGAGAAATAAAGGGCGTGAGAAACCATCTATACTCTCAGATGCTTTTGAAGCTATTATGGGAGCTGTTTATTTAGAATCAGGTATTTTGAAAGTCAAAGATATTATGTTAAGACTTCTTGATGAATGTTATGAAGAGATAACAATAGATACTCTTTTTTATGATTATAAAACCGCTTTACAAGAACTAACTCAAGCGGTATTTGCAAATACACCTGAATACAAACTTGAAGCATCTTTTGGACCAGATCATAAGAAAGAATTCGTTGTTTCAATTTGGATTGACAATAAAAACCTGGGTTCAGGCAAAGGTAAAAGTAAAAAAATTGCACAACAAGAAGCAGCAAAAATTGCACTAGAAAAACTACAAAAAGATAAAGGTCATAAATGA